One Blastocatellia bacterium genomic window, CGCGCAACGTCTTGGAGGCCGCGCGGCAAGCCAGTGCTCGGTTGAAACGGTTTGTTTATGTGAGCAGTCAGGCGGCGGCAGGTCCAAGTTGGGACGGCCATCCCCTGACGGAAGAAGAAGCCTGCCATCCGGTGACGGCCTATGGGCGGAGTAAACGCGCTGCCGAAACTTACTTGCTCAGTCAGGCTCAGCAGGTTCCCATCACCATTGTGCGGCCCACGCTGGTCTATGGGCCACGCAATCTGGAGACGGCGATGCTTTATACGATGGTGCGATGGCGCCTGTTGCCGCTGATCCGGCGTGAACAGTATCTGAATTTAATTCATGTTCGCGACGCAGTTCGTGGCATTCTGTTGGCTGCTCAGCATGAGCAAGCGTGTGGACAGATTTATTTCATCACCAGTGAGCAGGCCTATACGTGGCGAGAGATTGGTCAACGAGCCTTTCATCTGAGTCGCACTAGAGGGATTGTGCTGCCGGTTCCCTGGGTTGGTGTCAAAGTGGCAGCCGGTGTGATAAAGTCATACCGCCGGTTCAGAGGCCAGCCGGTCCATTTGATTGATGATAAGGTCAGAGAGCTCAGTCAACGCTACTGGGTTTGCAGTGGCCAGAAGGCTCGGCGAGAGCTGGGATTTGAGCCTCAGATTTCGCTGGACGACGGCATTCGGGAGACGCTGCAATGGTTTGAGGAACGAAGACGATGAAAGCGAGTTCATTGCAACTCGGCGTTCCGTTACCAAGCAGCGGCTTCTTGCGTGAGGAACGAAGACGATGAAAGTGAGTTCATTGCAATTGTTATGTTGCCCAGCTTGTGGCGGCTCGTTGTCGCTCGGTGCGTCGGCGGCTCACGACCCGGTCCACAGTGGGCAGCTTGCGTGCGCCAAATGTGGGAAAAACTTTGCCATTAAAGACGGCATCGCGCGGTTCATCAAACCGGACGAATTGGTCGGGTCCAACAAGAAGCATGAAAAACTGAACAACCTGTTTTCCTATATCTGCACGCCTGCCACACGGCTCATGTTTGCGCTGTGTGGCGGCGAGGACCGCGCGCGGGCTGAATGTCTCGACCGGCTCGATCTTCGTCCTGGCGGGCGGGTGTTGGAGATTGGCCTTGGCACGGGCGATAACTTACCCTATCTGATCAAGCGGGTGGGCAACGCCGAGATTTTCGGGATTGATATTTCTCACAGCATGTTGGAGCACTGCGTGCGAAACCTCAGGAAGTGGCATCTGGCGGCAGAGCTTTTCCTGGCCGAAGCGGAGCACTTGCCGTTTCGCGATCATTCATTCGATTGCGTCTACCATCTTGGCGCGATCAATTTTTTCACTGATCAGCAGCGAGCCATTGCTGAGATGATTCGCGTGGCCAAACCGGGCACCAAGGTGGTCATTGTGGACGAAAACGAAAGAGCGCTAAGGGTGCTCGATAAATTTGCTCTCCAACTGATGATTGGCAAACGAAAAGAGGTTGTGCCGCCGATTGACTATGTGCCCAAGACAATGCAAGACATCCGGCTCGATGAGATTTGGAAAGGGTACGGCTATCTGATCGAGTTTCGCACGCCGCTCGGTTAACATCTCATGATGAGAGAAAAAGGTGACCAAATCATCCGCGCTGAGTATAGCCAACGGGTGTTGATGGACGTGTTGGAGGCCGCGCGCCGACCCGATAGCCACGCTGTGGTCATGGTTGACCTGTCGGCAGCCGAAGCGTTCCGACGACGGTATAAGGAGGCCCACGGCATTTCGTTGACGACTGTTCATCTTTTGATCAAGGCATTGGCGTTGATGATTGAAGAAAATCCCTGGATGAATTACATGGTGGATGGCTACAAAATCATCAAGCCGTCCACGATTGATATTGGCGTGTCAGCGGCAGCCGAAGAAGGCGTCACGCCGGTCGTGGTGATCCGCGAAGCCAATAGGAAATCGCTTCGAGAGATTAGCGAGGAACTGAAGGCCAAAGCCGCCGAGGCTGTTCAATTAGAGAAGCAAAATCTGGAAAGGTTGAATCGTCTGGGCCGGCTGATTCCAGTTGGATGTCTGCGTCGGCCATTGATCCGATTTGTGGCGCGACGGTATTGGGTGCGCCGCCGACTGATTGGCACGGCGCAAATCACAAGTCTGGGATTCAAAGACCTCGCCTTTCATCTGCCCACTCACATGGGCACAACCATGTTGTTGAGTGTGGGCGGTGTGACGCGCCGGCCTGTGGTCGTCGGTGATAAGATCGAGATTCGTCCGACCGCCTATCTGGCATTTCAGGTAGACACGCGCGTGTTGAACGCGAAGAAGGCGCTGCGCGCGTTTCGTCGCTTCCGCCAGTGGCTTGAATCGCCGGAAGCGTTGGACGTTGCTGAGCGAGCGGTGAACCAGCAGGCCGCGACCACAGCGCGATGCGCTCAGACCGAAGATGAAACGGCAGTGGGGCTAGAACACGACATGGAACATTCGTCGTCA contains:
- a CDS encoding NAD-dependent epimerase/dehydratase family protein, with amino-acid sequence MNIVVTGANGFIGSFLVEALVGQGYRVRCFVLRGEPVDALHGLPVEIVYGDVCSRETLGDAVKDVDYVYHLAGIKTVWDEQTYFRVNFQGTRNVLEAARQASARLKRFVYVSSQAAAGPSWDGHPLTEEEACHPVTAYGRSKRAAETYLLSQAQQVPITIVRPTLVYGPRNLETAMLYTMVRWRLLPLIRREQYLNLIHVRDAVRGILLAAQHEQACGQIYFITSEQAYTWREIGQRAFHLSRTRGIVLPVPWVGVKVAAGVIKSYRRFRGQPVHLIDDKVRELSQRYWVCSGQKARRELGFEPQISLDDGIRETLQWFEERRR
- a CDS encoding 2-oxo acid dehydrogenase subunit E2 — protein: MMREKGDQIIRAEYSQRVLMDVLEAARRPDSHAVVMVDLSAAEAFRRRYKEAHGISLTTVHLLIKALALMIEENPWMNYMVDGYKIIKPSTIDIGVSAAAEEGVTPVVVIREANRKSLREISEELKAKAAEAVQLEKQNLERLNRLGRLIPVGCLRRPLIRFVARRYWVRRRLIGTAQITSLGFKDLAFHLPTHMGTTMLLSVGGVTRRPVVVGDKIEIRPTAYLAFQVDTRVLNAKKALRAFRRFRQWLESPEALDVAERAVNQQAATTARCAQTEDETAVGLEHDMEHSSSTS
- a CDS encoding methyltransferase domain-containing protein yields the protein MKVSSLQLLCCPACGGSLSLGASAAHDPVHSGQLACAKCGKNFAIKDGIARFIKPDELVGSNKKHEKLNNLFSYICTPATRLMFALCGGEDRARAECLDRLDLRPGGRVLEIGLGTGDNLPYLIKRVGNAEIFGIDISHSMLEHCVRNLRKWHLAAELFLAEAEHLPFRDHSFDCVYHLGAINFFTDQQRAIAEMIRVAKPGTKVVIVDENERALRVLDKFALQLMIGKRKEVVPPIDYVPKTMQDIRLDEIWKGYGYLIEFRTPLG